From a single Panulirus ornatus isolate Po-2019 chromosome 69, ASM3632096v1, whole genome shotgun sequence genomic region:
- the LOC139747614 gene encoding ankyrin repeat and MYND domain-containing protein 2 — protein sequence MSSAGGRGRSMADNEESKSPAPEIIRLVSSGDVNAIRNLLLKGKAKVNETDSSGMTALHHAAYKGNAELAKMLIAHGADVNSDKHDHQYSPLHFAALSGNINTVQQLLTAGAKTYHTNTLGRTATQMAAFVGNHAVVALINNYLPMSDVMKYTVPSGLEKEAKLPASVAKPLYDLIMQVNLHPVKIALFLENSEELQKHITSAWKVLDNMCEMESKRSQNVNEVICMKFHYLAFVLKTLERELKKLEPIMKEEGFVKDTSIFESIIRKWLRGRPTDGFEEHLEYYIRDAVKCFPYVDRPLFIQLIRNMTGGVFGDSSALCVLSGCINGQRAFQDDKACSACGQECRNLKKCSKCKMAQYCDRSCQKLHWPIHKKFCDKLKLDYKKQEKQSLEERKREEEERRKKVVEKEKKEIKNQDEKLASHKEREKGDVKSEANQTKEVVIS from the exons ATGTCGTCAGCTGGGGGAAGAGGACGCAGCATGGCAGACAACGAGGAGAGCAAGTCTCCTGCTCCGGAGATAATCCGGCTGGTTAGCTCAGGTGATGTTAACGCAATACGGAATTTACTGCTGAAGGGGAAGGCCAAGGTGAATGAAACGGACAGTAGTGGCATGACAGCCCTCCACCATGCTGCCTACAAGGGTAATGCCGAGCTCGCCAAGATGCTGATCGCACAT GGAGCGGATGTCAATTCTGACAAACATGACCATCAGTACTCTCCATTGCACTTTGCTGCACTTTCTGGAAATATAAACACAGTGCAGCAGTTATTAACAGCTGGAGCTAAAACATACCATACAAACACTTTAGGTAGAACTGCTACACAGATGGCAGCATTTGTTGGCAACCATGCAGTGGTTGCACTGATAAACAATTACTTACCTATGAGTGATGTCATGAAGTACACAGTCCCATCTGGGCTAGAAAAGGAAGCAAAGCTACCTGCTTCTGTTGCCAAGCCACTCTATGATCTTATTATGCAG GTCAATCTTCATCCTGTAAAGATTGCATTGTTTCTCGAAAATTCAGAAGAGCTTCAGAAGCATATTACAAGTGCCTGGAAAGTTTTGGATAACATGTGCGAAATGGAAAGTAAACGTTCACAGAATGTCAATGAG GTTATCTGCATGAAGTTTCATTATTTGGCATTTGTTTTAAAGACCTTGGAAAGGGAACTGAAAAAGCTTGAGCCCATTATGAAAGAAGAGGGATTTGTAAAGGATACTTCAATATTTGAAAGTATCATTAGAAAATGGCTTAGGGGACGTCCAACAGATGGTTTTGAGGAGCACCTAGAATATTACATAAGAGATGCTGTCAAGTGTTTTCCCTATGTTGATAGGCCACTGTTTATACAGTTGATTCGAAACATGACAGGAGGTGTGTTTGGTGACTCATCAGCTCTTTGTGTACTTAGTGGATGTATAAATGGGCAGCGAGCTTTCCAGGATGATAAAGCCTGTTCAGCTTGTGGTCAAGAGTGCAGAAATTTAAAGAAATGTTCAAAGTGTAAGATGGCACAGTACTGTGACCGTTCTTGTCAGAAACTCCATTGGCCTATTCACAAAAAGTTCTGTGATAAACTTAAGCTAGATTATAAGAAACAAGAAAAGCAGTCActagaagagaggaagagagaagaggaagaaaggaggaaaaaagtagtagaaaaggaaaaaaaagaaattaagaatcaAGATGAAAAGTTGGCAAGTCACAAAGAAAGGGAGAAAGGGGATGTGAAGAGTGAAGCAAATCAAACCAAGGAGGTTGTGATTTCATAA